A section of the Aneurinibacillus migulanus genome encodes:
- a CDS encoding FadR/GntR family transcriptional regulator, translated as MSILPEQRKVYQEILLEINRIIKEDGLKPGDKLPSERELSERLQVGRSSVREALRALELLGLITTRRGEGTFIQHYRHNQLINLIGAYILKDYKTRNDLVEMRKILEIDAVRLACKRARDKHFAEMERIILQGEERIREGQVPTEEDYLFHRAICRSSRNSVLHRMWVPLVEYSKSIREGSLAREGRAEEGFKEHRAILEAIRAGDEEEAVRRMAHHLENSILYPF; from the coding sequence GTGTCAATTTTGCCTGAGCAGCGCAAGGTCTATCAAGAGATTCTGCTGGAAATTAATCGAATCATTAAGGAAGACGGGTTAAAGCCGGGGGATAAATTACCTTCAGAACGGGAGTTATCCGAACGTTTGCAGGTCGGACGCTCTTCTGTACGGGAGGCGCTGCGGGCGCTGGAACTTCTCGGACTAATCACGACGCGCCGCGGAGAAGGAACCTTTATCCAGCATTACCGTCATAATCAGCTCATTAATCTCATCGGAGCGTACATTCTAAAGGATTACAAGACACGAAATGATCTGGTGGAGATGAGGAAAATATTAGAAATCGATGCAGTGCGCCTCGCATGCAAACGCGCGCGTGATAAGCACTTCGCCGAGATGGAACGCATCATTCTTCAGGGAGAAGAGCGTATCCGCGAGGGGCAGGTACCTACAGAGGAAGATTATTTGTTCCACCGGGCGATTTGTCGTTCCAGCCGCAATTCAGTGTTGCATCGGATGTGGGTTCCGCTTGTTGAATACAGCAAGTCGATTCGGGAGGGATCGCTTGCACGTGAGGGAAGGGCAGAGGAAGGATTTAAGGAGCATCGGGCAATCCTTGAAGCGATTCGAGCGGGAGATGAAGAAGAAGCTGTACGCCGCATGGCTCATCATTTAGAGAACAGTATTTTATATCCATTCTAA
- a CDS encoding NAD(P)-dependent malic enzyme → MPNMREQALKLHKESRGKIRVESKVALNDANDLSLAYSPGVAEPCKDIFDDRQKVYDYTAKGNMVAVVSDGSAVLGLGNIGPEGALPVMEGKAVLFKSFAGVDAFPICLNTQDPEEIIKAVKYLEPTFGGINLEDIAAPNCFKIEEQLKKELSIPVFHDDQHGTAIVTAAGLLNALKIVGKKMEDISVVANGAGAAGIAIIKLLLLMGVKEVIMCDSKGAIYEGRPYGMNPIKEEIARITNQRKAEGTLADVLVGADVFIGVSVAGSLTPNMVQSMNESPIIFAMANPIPEIMPEVAKEAGAAVIGTGRSDFPNQVNNVLAFPGIFRGALEVMATDINEEMKLAAVKAIAELIGEDELKPDYIIPSPFDPRVAPNVAASVAKAAMDTGIARKEINPEQIKASMLAAVKI, encoded by the coding sequence GTGCCAAACATGCGTGAACAAGCGTTGAAGTTGCACAAAGAAAGCCGGGGAAAAATCAGGGTAGAATCAAAGGTTGCGTTAAACGACGCAAACGATTTGAGCCTTGCCTATTCGCCCGGGGTAGCTGAGCCTTGCAAAGATATTTTTGACGATCGGCAGAAAGTATACGATTATACGGCTAAAGGTAACATGGTGGCGGTCGTCTCCGATGGCTCAGCCGTATTGGGATTGGGAAACATTGGCCCTGAAGGTGCGCTTCCTGTTATGGAAGGCAAAGCGGTTCTATTCAAATCGTTCGCCGGTGTTGATGCATTCCCGATTTGCCTTAATACGCAAGATCCAGAAGAAATTATCAAAGCGGTAAAATATCTGGAACCTACGTTTGGCGGCATCAACTTAGAGGATATTGCAGCTCCGAATTGCTTTAAAATTGAAGAGCAACTTAAGAAAGAACTGTCAATTCCGGTATTCCATGATGATCAGCATGGTACTGCTATTGTAACCGCAGCAGGTCTTTTGAATGCCCTGAAAATCGTCGGTAAGAAAATGGAGGATATCTCTGTAGTGGCGAATGGAGCAGGAGCGGCGGGAATTGCGATAATTAAACTGCTGCTTCTTATGGGGGTCAAAGAAGTGATTATGTGCGATTCCAAAGGTGCTATCTACGAAGGGCGCCCATACGGAATGAACCCCATTAAAGAAGAAATTGCGCGCATTACTAACCAGCGTAAAGCAGAAGGTACACTGGCGGATGTACTTGTCGGCGCTGATGTTTTTATCGGTGTATCGGTTGCCGGTTCTCTAACGCCGAATATGGTACAATCCATGAATGAGTCACCAATTATTTTCGCTATGGCTAATCCAATTCCAGAAATCATGCCGGAAGTTGCGAAAGAAGCAGGTGCAGCAGTTATCGGTACGGGTCGTTCCGACTTCCCGAATCAGGTCAACAATGTGCTGGCGTTTCCGGGAATTTTCCGTGGGGCACTTGAAGTGATGGCTACTGACATTAACGAAGAGATGAAGCTTGCGGCTGTAAAGGCTATTGCAGAACTCATCGGAGAGGACGAATTGAAACCAGATTATATTATTCCTTCGCCATTCGATCCGCGGGTAGCTCCGAATGTTGCTGCTTCAGTCGCCAAGGCGGCCATGGATACAGGTATAGCGCGTAAGGAAATCAATCCAGAGCAAATCAAAGCGTCTATGCTGGCTGCTGTAAAAATATAA
- a CDS encoding DNA polymerase III subunit alpha, translated as MDRASFVHLHVHSEYSLLESAARIRPLVRRAKELGMHALAITDSQAMYGIIPFYKTCLEEGIKPILGVQIRVADRLADREWSREEKGHALVLLAENMTGYRNIMRLLSQAHMEGRHHPLLAKDRLRGYTEGIIALSGAQDGEIGMLLRAGQIEKAVETAEAYALLFGKDNFFLEIQDHLLEEQKVVNQRTTDVGRMTGLSLVATNNVRYLKEEDASVFDVLLCIGEGKTVEDIDRTKYPTHEYYLKSVEEMRELFIFLPEALENTVRIAERCNVELPLGDSILPRFSVPDGQAAADYLRHVCEEGLVMRYGKEADNEVRERLDYELDVIARMGFSDYFLIVWDFIRYAREQGIAVGPGRGSAAGSLVAYVLQITNIDPVQYKLLFERFLNPERVSMPDIDIDFSYERRDEVIDYVVRKYGRERVAQIITFGTMAARAAVRDVGRALDTPLPVVDRIAKMIPSELGITLDRALAKSKSLRQATEENPQVEKLLKVARAVEGLPRHASTHAAGVVISRDPLTEYVPIQQGHDGHGLTQYAMEALEEVGLLKMDFLGLKNLTLLERAIRIIREEETQEIDLATLPLDDTRTYRMLSEADTAGVFQLESSGMRHVLREVKPSVFEDIVAVLALFRPGPMEFIPDFAAAKHGKKKVEYMHPVLEPILKDTYGFILYQEQIMQIASTVAGFTLGEADILRRAVSKKKRELLQEQREKFVAGALKQGYDATLANQLYDMIVRFADYGFNRSHSAAYAMIAYHMAYLKANHPVAFLASLLTMAQGSTEKIAEYIEECKRRSIPVLGPDVNCSEVDFTVENGSIRFGLAAIKNVGVQAIRRILEEREQKPFTGLADFCLRIDQRVCNRRVLEALIKSGAMDSFSSNRAALLTMLDEAMEWAQRIRKLDEGNQIDFFNEESSTAEEAPKIPDDIPDFGQKEKLLQEKELLGLYLSGHPLDDYRSICERFSFLPLGQLREMRDKQPIRLAGMVVGVRSITTRHGQPMAFVQLEDQTSRIEVVVFPGVYHHVSQLLEKGRLLVVDGKANHQGEEVKCIADRIKDITELDQTEVQTKPSPVIFVKIEAEIESDLAKMQQLQQILREGTGESPVILYYAAKRQSVQLAQEYNVSATSEIIRKIEKIVGKGFVIIKNR; from the coding sequence ATGGACAGGGCATCTTTTGTGCATCTGCATGTACATAGTGAATATAGCCTGCTTGAGAGCGCAGCGCGCATCCGTCCGCTCGTGCGCCGTGCCAAAGAACTTGGTATGCATGCGCTGGCGATTACTGATTCGCAGGCGATGTACGGAATTATTCCTTTTTATAAGACATGTCTGGAAGAAGGTATTAAACCGATTCTCGGCGTGCAAATACGAGTAGCAGATAGGCTTGCAGATAGAGAATGGAGCCGGGAGGAGAAGGGACATGCGCTCGTCCTGCTGGCTGAAAATATGACAGGCTACCGTAATATTATGCGTTTATTATCACAGGCTCATATGGAAGGACGCCACCATCCACTTCTGGCGAAAGATAGATTGCGTGGATACACGGAAGGTATTATTGCTTTAAGCGGAGCACAGGATGGGGAGATTGGCATGCTGCTTCGCGCGGGGCAAATAGAGAAAGCGGTCGAGACAGCGGAAGCGTATGCTTTGCTATTCGGCAAAGATAACTTTTTTCTGGAAATCCAGGATCATTTGCTAGAAGAGCAGAAGGTTGTGAACCAACGGACAACTGACGTAGGCCGTATGACGGGTCTTTCGTTGGTGGCGACGAATAATGTTCGTTATCTTAAGGAGGAAGATGCTTCCGTATTTGATGTGCTTCTCTGCATTGGGGAAGGCAAGACGGTAGAGGATATAGATCGGACAAAGTATCCTACACATGAATATTACCTGAAAAGCGTGGAAGAAATGAGAGAGTTGTTTATTTTTCTGCCTGAAGCGCTTGAGAATACGGTGCGAATCGCCGAGCGCTGCAATGTGGAACTGCCGCTTGGTGATTCGATTCTACCGCGTTTTTCGGTGCCGGACGGTCAAGCCGCTGCCGATTATCTGCGTCACGTATGTGAAGAAGGCCTTGTAATGCGATATGGCAAGGAAGCGGACAACGAAGTGCGCGAGCGGCTTGATTATGAACTTGACGTCATCGCACGCATGGGCTTTTCTGATTATTTCTTAATTGTGTGGGACTTTATCCGTTATGCGCGGGAGCAGGGTATCGCGGTCGGACCGGGCCGCGGTTCGGCTGCTGGAAGTCTGGTAGCGTATGTGTTGCAGATTACTAATATCGACCCGGTGCAATACAAGTTGCTGTTCGAGCGTTTCTTGAATCCTGAGCGGGTCAGCATGCCTGATATTGATATTGATTTTAGTTATGAACGGCGCGACGAGGTTATTGATTATGTGGTGCGTAAGTATGGCAGGGAACGAGTGGCGCAGATTATTACGTTCGGAACGATGGCAGCGCGAGCGGCGGTACGGGATGTAGGGCGTGCACTCGATACGCCGCTCCCGGTCGTAGATCGAATCGCAAAAATGATTCCGTCTGAACTTGGTATCACCCTTGATAGGGCGCTCGCGAAAAGCAAAAGTTTGCGTCAGGCGACAGAAGAAAATCCTCAGGTCGAGAAGCTTTTGAAAGTAGCACGTGCTGTAGAAGGTCTGCCACGCCATGCCTCTACCCATGCAGCCGGTGTGGTCATTTCGCGTGATCCGCTGACTGAATATGTGCCGATTCAACAAGGGCATGACGGCCATGGGCTTACGCAGTATGCGATGGAGGCGCTTGAAGAGGTTGGGCTGCTTAAAATGGATTTTCTCGGCTTGAAAAACTTAACCTTGCTTGAGAGAGCCATCAGGATCATAAGGGAGGAGGAGACGCAGGAAATCGATTTGGCAACCCTACCGCTTGATGATACCCGTACGTATCGTATGTTGTCTGAAGCGGATACGGCTGGCGTATTCCAACTGGAATCCTCCGGCATGCGCCATGTACTTAGAGAAGTCAAGCCGTCCGTATTTGAAGATATTGTCGCGGTGCTGGCATTATTCAGACCGGGTCCAATGGAGTTTATTCCCGACTTTGCGGCGGCCAAGCATGGCAAAAAGAAAGTCGAATATATGCACCCGGTATTGGAACCGATTCTTAAGGATACGTATGGTTTCATCCTATACCAAGAGCAGATTATGCAAATTGCTTCTACGGTGGCGGGATTCACGCTAGGGGAAGCAGATATTCTGCGTCGAGCTGTATCCAAGAAAAAACGAGAGCTTCTGCAGGAACAGCGGGAGAAGTTTGTTGCCGGTGCTCTTAAACAGGGGTATGACGCTACGCTAGCCAATCAATTGTATGACATGATTGTTAGGTTTGCTGATTACGGTTTTAACCGGAGTCATAGTGCGGCATATGCTATGATTGCGTACCACATGGCCTATTTAAAGGCTAATCATCCAGTTGCATTTCTCGCCTCCCTTCTGACCATGGCGCAAGGAAGCACAGAAAAAATTGCGGAATATATAGAGGAGTGTAAGCGTCGTTCCATCCCTGTACTCGGGCCCGACGTTAATTGCAGTGAAGTTGACTTTACGGTAGAGAATGGAAGCATTCGCTTTGGATTGGCCGCTATTAAAAATGTCGGTGTTCAAGCGATTCGCCGGATTCTTGAGGAGCGAGAGCAGAAGCCGTTTACAGGTCTTGCAGACTTTTGTCTGCGTATCGACCAACGAGTATGCAATCGCCGTGTACTCGAAGCACTCATTAAAAGCGGTGCCATGGACAGCTTCTCTTCTAACCGGGCTGCGCTTTTGACTATGCTTGATGAAGCAATGGAATGGGCGCAGCGCATACGCAAGCTCGATGAAGGAAATCAAATCGACTTTTTTAATGAGGAAAGTTCTACCGCCGAGGAAGCCCCGAAAATACCGGATGATATTCCGGACTTCGGACAGAAGGAAAAACTCCTTCAGGAGAAAGAATTGCTTGGTCTCTACCTGTCAGGCCATCCGTTGGACGACTATCGCAGCATATGCGAGCGATTTTCCTTCTTACCATTAGGTCAATTGCGTGAAATGCGAGACAAGCAGCCGATTCGCCTTGCAGGTATGGTGGTTGGTGTTCGCAGCATTACGACCCGCCACGGACAGCCGATGGCATTCGTTCAGCTTGAAGATCAGACTTCCCGCATCGAGGTTGTAGTGTTTCCTGGCGTTTATCATCATGTATCTCAATTACTGGAGAAGGGACGTTTGCTTGTCGTAGATGGAAAAGCGAATCATCAGGGGGAAGAAGTTAAATGTATTGCTGACCGAATCAAAGACATCACAGAGCTGGACCAAACGGAGGTACAAACGAAGCCATCACCTGTTATATTTGTCAAAATTGAAGCTGAGATAGAGTCCGATCTGGCCAAAATGCAGCAGTTACAGCAAATTCTGCGGGAGGGAACCGGAGAAAGCCCGGTTATCCTGTATTATGCAGCCAAAAGGCAGTCCGTTCAGTTGGCACAGGAGTATAACGTAAGTGCTACAAGCGAAATAATTAGAAAAATTGAGAAAATTGTTGGGAAAGGGTTTGTTATTATCAAAAATCGGTAA
- a CDS encoding YtrH family sporulation protein, giving the protein MSKMLLGHLVKDMSTYFFVAFGIVLGGSILGGIAALLTRQPPFHTMYELAFKLKIWGMVGALGGTFDSFMQIERIFQEGDMSPVIKQIIFIVSAFIGADTGTRLIHWLVHGDPI; this is encoded by the coding sequence ATGAGCAAAATGCTGCTCGGGCATTTGGTAAAAGACATGTCAACCTATTTCTTTGTTGCGTTCGGCATCGTGCTGGGCGGTTCTATTCTGGGCGGCATAGCGGCGCTTCTCACTCGACAACCGCCGTTTCATACAATGTATGAACTTGCATTCAAATTGAAAATCTGGGGGATGGTCGGCGCGCTCGGCGGTACATTCGATTCGTTTATGCAGATTGAACGAATCTTTCAGGAAGGCGATATGTCGCCTGTTATCAAGCAGATTATTTTCATCGTCAGCGCATTTATCGGAGCGGATACCGGGACCCGACTCATCCATTGGTTGGTTCACGGTGATCCGATATGA
- a CDS encoding YtpI family protein — MTAILSIVIILSATFAIYYAITWRSQPGIMARIYQARMNIGMGVALLGIGFNQVTFENMDTIRLIIGIVLLFVGGVNLVLGIRNLNYFMKLKKEQEGKK; from the coding sequence TTGACGGCTATTCTTTCTATTGTCATTATCTTATCCGCAACATTCGCTATCTACTACGCGATTACCTGGCGCAGCCAGCCGGGAATTATGGCACGCATTTACCAGGCACGCATGAACATCGGCATGGGCGTCGCTTTGCTTGGCATCGGATTCAATCAAGTTACGTTCGAGAACATGGATACAATTCGTCTGATTATCGGTATTGTCCTTCTGTTCGTAGGTGGCGTGAACCTTGTGCTTGGTATCCGCAATCTGAACTATTTTATGAAGCTAAAAAAAGAACAAGAAGGCAAAAAATAA
- a CDS encoding DRTGG domain-containing protein: protein MATKHEQILQHIEELEVGSKISVRQVAKELEVSEGTAYRAIKEAEAQGLVSTIERVGTVRIEKKKKQNIERLTFAEVVNIVDGHVLGGREGLYKTLNKFVIGAMKLEAMMRYVEAGSLLIVGNRYQAHKLSLQHGAAVLITGGFDTSEEVKKLADELQMPIISSSYDSFTVATLINRAIDDRLIKKEIMMVEDILIPLKDSYYLNTNHTVRDWHRFVESIGHGRFPVVDENMKVMGVVTTKDIVGYEYDVPVEKVMTKNPITVMARVSVASAAHMMVWEGIEMLPVVDNHRRLLGVITRQDVLKALQYIQKQPQMGETFANQIMNRFREEKGERGIYFRGEITPQMTNHLGNISSGVLTTLVSESGSMALRQFKKADMVPENITVYFLKPVQIESTIEIYPRVLEVSRKFGKVEVEVYHQGTLVSKAMMTAQVIER from the coding sequence ATGGCAACGAAACATGAACAGATTCTGCAGCATATCGAAGAGTTGGAAGTAGGCAGTAAAATTTCTGTGCGCCAGGTGGCGAAAGAACTTGAGGTCAGCGAAGGGACAGCCTACCGGGCCATTAAGGAAGCTGAAGCACAGGGATTGGTGAGCACGATTGAACGGGTCGGCACGGTACGTATCGAGAAAAAGAAAAAACAAAATATCGAGCGGCTAACGTTTGCAGAAGTAGTCAACATTGTGGATGGTCATGTGCTTGGAGGACGTGAAGGCTTATACAAGACTCTTAACAAATTTGTCATCGGGGCAATGAAATTGGAAGCGATGATGCGCTATGTGGAAGCAGGGAGTTTGCTTATCGTAGGTAACCGCTACCAAGCCCATAAATTATCGCTGCAGCATGGAGCTGCCGTATTGATTACTGGTGGATTCGATACGAGCGAAGAAGTGAAGAAGCTGGCTGATGAATTGCAAATGCCGATTATATCCAGCAGTTATGATTCGTTTACAGTAGCGACGCTCATTAATCGTGCTATTGATGACCGCTTGATTAAGAAGGAAATTATGATGGTAGAGGACATTTTAATTCCTCTCAAGGATTCGTATTACTTAAATACAAACCATACGGTACGGGACTGGCATCGGTTCGTAGAAAGCATTGGACATGGTCGTTTTCCGGTTGTTGATGAGAATATGAAAGTAATGGGCGTTGTCACAACAAAAGATATTGTCGGATACGAATACGATGTTCCGGTTGAAAAAGTGATGACCAAGAATCCGATTACGGTAATGGCGCGTGTCTCGGTCGCCTCGGCTGCTCATATGATGGTATGGGAGGGTATCGAGATGCTGCCGGTCGTTGATAATCATCGACGTCTGCTGGGCGTCATTACACGTCAGGACGTTTTGAAAGCGCTACAGTATATACAGAAGCAGCCGCAAATGGGCGAGACGTTTGCAAATCAGATTATGAACCGCTTCCGAGAAGAGAAGGGGGAGCGGGGCATTTACTTCCGCGGTGAAATAACACCGCAGATGACGAATCATCTGGGGAACATCTCAAGCGGGGTATTAACGACGCTTGTTTCTGAGTCGGGTAGCATGGCGCTTCGCCAGTTTAAGAAAGCCGATATGGTACCGGAGAATATTACAGTATATTTCCTAAAGCCGGTACAGATTGAGAGTACGATTGAAATCTATCCGCGTGTGCTTGAGGTAAGCCGGAAATTTGGGAAAGTGGAAGTAGAAGTATACCATCAGGGAACACTCGTATCAAAAGCAATGATGACAGCACAGGTTATTGAACGATAA